From Anopheles funestus chromosome 3RL, idAnoFuneDA-416_04, whole genome shotgun sequence, a single genomic window includes:
- the LOC125769090 gene encoding DE-cadherin-like has protein sequence MANQLHCLILVITMLLGFSNCSSASCASTGNNTVNTNKPRFQDCTNYKPTLKKEQLKGTLVLRVNAYVPEQSQTIQYSIVTTPGDQEFFSIDKTTGQIVSAFVFDRDALIRDQEMYITVRATDSVFPSLYDDCIVKVTILDINDNPPIFDENIYEVTVTKDMKQNQSVITITATYIDEGGNNSIQYEIVQENDDSSYFEIDENNGLLILAKSIDRDPGQFYTFYVRARGEGLEENNKRQTEVKVVVHVVDSTNRAPYFIKMPLTPVILNETFQDFNKILAEFEAVSNVNVESRVKYRISYGNYKQTFLLEQINNTAYIKLGRRLDYEIATQYMLTVLATNYLGLNAEIFLKIKIMDENDNIPEFIGETKGTVLEHQQPGTFVMQVHALDRDGTAPNNVISYRLRSSDEQFFQIDSEKGIITTMVEFDHKANDAYMVTVIAEDSSPSVLFNTGGPNTQAQRLLIRIMHRNDCKPQFMGNMYFVNNLPEDATIDTRVVKVTANSQQLNSRIKYSIVKNNVANVFKIDENTGLISVNNHLLDYETIPEYKLIVKAYDVHFYNTLTVRIRIGNVNDNAPRFMNLNVTIPEETVPPGCIANWIAYDPDIENLEIPQGIRYTFTKEYEDLLTIDDNGCLRLLKPLDRDPPYGSKLWQISITATDENGKGKNTTATLNITLQDINDNAPYLTTPKPVVWSENRPPGMITKLTSEDADEQQNGAPYVYSIDPEAPLEIKLRFQVVGDELHALTQFDREDQKEYQVPIKIMDSGIEPMSAISVLQVVIGDENDNKMKQAESHIVVHKYNGKLSDMNIGRVYVNDSDDWDLSDKTFVWDKATSEETLKFFKLDNGTGMITMLKGISYGQYDLRFNVTEKSDHFSSHHVSARATVLVKEISKRSVDQSGSIRFCNVTADAFVSQAPDHLHTPLNRLQNSIASILKASPNDVEIFTINNRKLAQGTFLDVFFAVTGSVYSTSELLNSVLSYHLHSLEEEVGFPIEMIGIDECELKNRTCEQSCRNKVYGSSEPIVINANATSFIGITAYVQGECISDTSPSLFTCFNGGTHIDNTCICPIGFDGPHCEMIDISFDGNGYALYPTIISDNIANISIEMLPQQTDGLVLYIGPMSYNTRVTTQPFVALEIVDGRFVLLLDDGTGTVLIQNPQVISQNDELALDIVIKLNSVEMSLVINKLVMSRSQYESKAFKGILITNGPVQLGNTAIDLKKLGPLYNWTYVPQTKGFNGCLRNLTINGRTIDFQEAILTKNIDLSCTWPIKMSVATLWNIIMVIAAPILLVGVICFIKQKKSIRKKQTVLNRNYKPLFNFRMQRQPWRTCQTL, from the coding sequence ATGGCAAACCAATTGCACTGCTTAATTTTGGTCATCACGATGTTGTTGGGTTTCTCCAACTGTAGCAGTGCATCTTGTGCCAGTACAGGTAATAATACtgtaaatacaaacaaaccaagATTCCAAGATTGTACAAATTATAAACCAACGTTGAAAAAAGAACAGCTAAAGGGTACACTTGTTCTACGTGTAAACGCTTATGTTCCCGAACAATCGCAAACTATACAATACAGCATTGTAACCACGCCAGGTGACCAGGAGTTTTTCAGCATTGACAAAACGACTGGTCAGATCGTTTCGGCATTTGTTTTTGATCGGGATGCCCTTATCCGAGACCAGGAAATGTACATTACGGTACGAGCGACTGACAGTGTGTTTCCTAGTCTATATGACGATTGCATAGTCAAGGTAACAATTCTGGACATCAACGATAATCCACCGATATTCGATGAAAACATCTATGAAGTCACCGTGACGAAAGATATGAAGCAGAATCAGTCCGTGATTACCATCACAGCCACATATATCGATGAAGGTGGCAACAACAGCATTCAGTATGAGATTGTACAGGAAAACGACGATAGCAGCTACTTCGAGATTGATGAGAACAACGGCTTGCTCATTTTAGCTAAGTCTATCGATCGCGATCCAGGACAGTTTTACACGTTTTATGTGCGGGCACGTGGCGAAGGCTTAGAGGAAAACAACAAGCGGCAAACAGAAGTTAAAGTAGTAGTTCACGTAGTTGACTCTACAAATAGAGCGCCGTACTTCATCAAGATGCCATTGACACccgtgatattgaatgaaacGTTTCAGGATTTCAACAAGATTCTAGCGGAATTTGAAGCAGTTTCAAACGTTAATGTTGAAAGTAGAGTAAAATATCGGATATCTTATGGAAATTATAAGCAGACATTTCTATTGGAACAAATCAACAACACGGCATACATCAAACTTGGCAGAAGACTTGATTATGAAATAGCTACACAATATATGCTCACAGTACTAGCGACAAACTATCTTGGACTAAATGCAGAGATATTTTTAAAGATCAAGATCATGGATGAAAACGACAACATCCCGGAGTTTATAGGAGAAACAAAAGGAACAGTCCTAGAACACCAGCAGCCTGGAACCTTTGTAATGCAAGTACATGCACTGGATCGTGATGGCACGGCGCCCAACAACGTTATATCCTATCGACTAAGGAGTAGCGATGAACAGTTTTTCCAAATCGATAGTGAAAAAGGCATTATCACGACGATGGTGGAATTCGATCATAAGGCAAATGATGCTTACATGGTGACAGTAATTGCTGAGGATAGCTCACCGTCTGTGTTATTTAACACCGGGGGACCCAATACACAGGCACAACGGTTATTGATACGAATTATGCATCGGAACGACTGCAAACCACAGTTTATGGGAAATATGTATTTCGTGAACAATCTACCAGAAGACGCCACCATTGACACACGAGTGGTTAAAGTCACGGCTAACAGCCAACAACTAAATTCGCGTATAAAGTATAGCATTGTCAAGAATAACGTGGCAAACGTGTTTAAAATCGACGAGAATACAGGATTGATTTCGGTAAACAATCACTTGTTAGACTACGAAACAATTCCGGAATATAAATTAATCGTCAAGGCGTATGACGTTCACTTCTACAATACTCTGACCGTACGGATCAGGATTGGAAATGTAAACGATAACGCACCGAGATTTATGAACTTGAATGTCACAATCCCAGAAGAAACCGTCCCTCCTGGTTGTATCGCGAATTGGATAGCTTACGATCCTGATATTGAGAATCTTGAAATTCCTCAAGGAATAAGATATACATTTACGAAAGAATATGAAGATCTGCTGACAATCGATGACAATGGATGCCTTCGGTTATTGAAGCCACTTGATCGTGATCCTCCCTATGGTTCTAAACTATGGCAGATCTCTATAACTGCAACGGATGAAAAtggtaaaggaaaaaatactACGGCAACACTGAACATCACTTTGCAGGATATTAATGACAACGCTCCGTATTTAACAACCCCGAAGCCTGTTGTATGGAGCGAGAATCGTCCTCCGGGTATGATTACCAAGCTAACATCAGAAGATGCGGATGAACAGCAAAATGGCGCACCATATGTATACAGCATCGATCCAGAAGCTCCTTTGGAAATCAAGCTACGATTTCAAGTAGTAGGAGACGAGTTGCATGCATTAACTCAGTTTGACCGCGAAGACCAGAAAGAGTACCAAGTTCCCATCAAGATTATGGATTCAGGTATTGAGCCGATGAGCGCAATTAGCGTACTACAGGTAGTGATTGGTGACGAGAATgataacaaaatgaaacaagctGAGAGCCACATAGTCGTCCACAAATACAACGGAAAGTTATCTGATATGAATATAGGCCGTGTATATGTCAACGATTCAGATGATTGGGATTTGTCTGACAAGACATTTGTTTGGGATAAGGCGACAAGTGAAGAAACTTTGAAGTTTTTCAAACTGGACAATGGCACCGGTATGATAACAATGTTGAAAGGTATATCGTACGGTCAGTATGATCTTCGGTTCAACGTGACTGAAAAATCGGACCACTTTTCTTCACACCATGTATCAGCTAGGGCAACAGTGTTGGTGAAGGAGATCTCCAAAAGATCAGTAGACCAGAGCGGATCAATCCGATTCTGCAATGTTACGGCAGATGCATTTGTATCTCAAGCACCGGATCATCTCCACACACCTCTTAATCGACTTCAGAACAGCATTGCAAGCATTCTAAAAGCCAGCCCAAACGATGTGGAAATATTCACGATCAACAATCGAAAGCTCGCCCAAGGTACATTCCTGGACGTGTTCTTTGCCGTCACCGGTAGTGTTTACTCAACCTCGGAGCTCCTCAATAGCGTACTAAGTTATCATCTACACTCATTGGAGGAAGAAGTCGGATTTCCGATTGAGATGATAGGCATTGACGAATGCGAGTTGAAAAACCGCACTTGTGAGCAGTCATGCAGAAATAAGGTTTATGGATCGTCCGAACCAATCGTCATCAACGCCAATGCAACTTCGTTTATAGGAATAACTGCCTACGTACAGGGGGAATGCATTTCAGATACATCGCCATCACTGTTCACATGTTTCAATGGAGGTACGCATATTGATAATACGTGCATATGTCCAATTGGTTTCGATGGTCCACATTGTGAAATGATAGACATCAGTTTTGATGGCAACGGGTATGCCCTTTATCCAACTATCATCAGTGACAATATTGCAAACATTAGCATTGAGATGTTACCTCAACAGACAGACGGTTTGGTGTTGTACATTGGACCCATGAGTTACAATACGCGTGTTACAACACAACCATTTGTTGCATTGGAGATTGTTGACGGTagatttgtgttgttgttagaCGATGGAACTGGAACGGTCCTAATTCAGAATCCCCAGGTTATCTCACAGAACGATGAATTGGCTTTAGATATTGTAATTAAGCTTAATTCTGTTGAGATGAGTTTAGTGATAAATAAGTTAGTTATGAGCAGGAGTCAATACGAATCTAAAGCTTTTAAAGGAATTCTAATTACTAATGGACCTGTACAGTTGGGCAATACAGCAATCGATTTGAAAAAGCTTGGGCCACTGTACAACTGGACGTACGTGCCACAAACAAAAGGTTTCAACGGTTGTTTGCGTAACCTCACAATAAATGGGCGCACGATAGACTTTCAGGAGGCGATTTTGACAAAGAACATTGATCTTAGTTGTACATGGCCAATTAAAATGAGCGTAGCAACATTATGGAACATTATTATGGTCATTGCAGCACCAATTCTTTTGGTTGGGGTAATATGTTTcataaaacagaagaagagcATTAGAAAAAAGCAGACAGTTTTAAATAGAAATTACAAACCATTATTCAATTTTCGCATGCAAAGACAACCGTGGCGAACGTGCCAGACTTTATAG